TGCCACCCAACCACCTGCCCCAGGACCCCCCACAATCAGCACGTGATCAGGGTCCACGCCGCACATCCAGTCGCGCAGTGTACGTGTGATTGTGGCAaatgcacacagacacatTCCTATTGTTGGTCCATTTTACGCACAACTCGCCCACGCTCCCAAACACCTCTTTCGCATTTCGGCGTCAACATCGAATTTCACCTACCAGCAGGAGCTGAACACAGAAACGACAGCACCGCAGAACACAATGCAGCTCACAGAATAGACACCCAGCTCCGTCTGAGAAAATACACTACCCACCACGATGCTCTGGCGTCGAcgtgtcgcctctcctccctctaGGAACTCGCTTCCAGAAACGGATTCCAACGCGCTTGCCCAGACTTGACACCCGTGAACATGCTGCCTAGCGGACACATATCACCCAACGCTACAACGCTGTGGCTGTCCCGACGGCAGTTTCCTGCCTCTCACTATCCGTGGAGTAGGTGCACGAAGCCGCTTTGGGATGCAGCACCACTGTCAACGAGCGGCGACAGGATCCACTGCCATGCCACTTCTTACACCCGCGCAGTTCCTCTTCAGCCAATTCCATGAGCAAACACCCGGTCCCACCAAAAGCAACGACCTGCTGTTGCCTAACTCCCGTCGCGTATGCGAGACCCCGATATCGTGCACGAACGCGTCACTCATTTACCCTCGCCTTCACAGACACCGCTTATTCAACAATTGCGCACAAACCTCCGACGTCTCCCTACACTCAGTGAGCCAAGGCGGGAATTCACCACAAGAGCTCAGTCTCCAGTAAGAAGTGTTCACACCCATTTTCGACTGCACGTGCTCCCTGCGAAAACGGGAGGGTGCCCGACGGCCCCTGCTCATTAACGCCTCGAAACGCGTCAGCCATGTCAACACACGGTACATGGTACCCAGCCCGCGTACACCAGCCCGCGTACACTTCTTCCGGGCTTGCCAGACACGGTCGCTGTCGTCAGGATCAGGAAGTACCCCAAGGACATCTCTGTACTCCTGAAAACCAGGTTTGTGCGCAGAATTGCTCAGGAAACTTTGCAGGCACACGAAAGACTGTCACAGTCACCAACGGATGAATAGCAGGGAGGATGCGACAgaccgaagaggaaggacgtCACGCAGCACTTTCGTTCCGGCCCTTGCACGACCACGACCGTGCGCCAGGAACACGAGGAACGGAGGCCATGCCAGAAGAAATATCAATGCTGGGGAAGTGGAGACTCGCGATAACGAATTCAGACACACCTGCGCTGACACCTGATTCTGTTCTGCACGAAAAGGTggctctctccgtcgccccAAACCAACAGTGTCTGGCGAACTGTCACCTCATGCTCTCCGGTTACAAAGGTGATATCAATTTCAGGTGTAGCTGTCGTGGCCGTCCTTTGCAGAAAACATAATCCAGCTCTTAACACGACGTCGCTACTGTTAAGTTCGTTGGCCAAAGCATCACCATCCAAAATATTATGGTGAGTACATACTGGCCCCCTCTGAGGAAATGCTCCGAGGTCCCCTGACAAAGCATGGGATAACAATGTGGCTGGCTGAGTTGACGGTTCTTCAGGCACTCTTTCCGTCCATTCACTTGCAACAGCAACCCTTGAAAACATTACGGTAGATCCACTCGCTTCTTCCATATCAGACATGCATTTACTACACACGGAAAACCCGTCCATTTACCCATCCATCTGCCGCACCGCCACTCCCCACTCTCTGCATCCATTTGGGCCCATAATCAACCGGTAGACTCAGACGTGCTTTCTCACATGCACGTAGAACAAGACAGCGGTCACGTTGCAAGTGGCACCCCTTCTGACGCGCGACCCCGCCTTTGCACCCGGAAGCTCAACGACCATTTGACGCACTTCAGCAACCACCGGATACGGGGGAAGATATGAACTCGAATAGCAAATTGAGGCACAGTTCGGGAGACCACTGACTCAGCTGTTTTGTGAGGACGAGACGCGTGTCGTCGGCGTATCCGAAACGGGCTGTTGCAACTCAACACACTGTTCTCCACTTGGACGGGTAATGGGTAACATCACGCGTAGAGGGTGGTACCGCCAGCCATAAAACACGACAGGCAAACCATGACATGACACACTCACAGATGTTAACTCTCTCATTTGAAACGTCAAATCCGAAACTGTGTGAATCAAGTGCGTACTCTCCTCAGCTGAGAAACGTCACGATGGCGCCTTCAAGCATCTTCTGATGAAAACGACGCCAACGGCAAAGCCTCGCAAGCTACGTCGCCCACCCATCCATCTGTCACCGGACCTGCCTACGTCCACTACGCTGTCAGCGGCCCAACATCCACTCACGGCCTCGAATCCTACGTCTCATTGACGTCAACTCGCGTACACACCTCCCGAATAGTTGTATCACACCACGCACAGTTCGCCCATTATCAAAAGCTCTCGCATTTCGGCGTCACCTTCNNNNNNNNNNNNNNNNNNNNACACATATACATTCAGGCGGATCACGATAAAGCAAAGGATCAGTAGGGACCAGAATGGGAGCCTACTCGCGAGTTCGAAATAGACTGGAACTAGCCACGCCTTGCTGACCTTTAAGAGCCGTCGCGTGTCGCTCCAGGCTATTGCTTTCCAAGACGTATTCCCTTTACCCTCTGTAAGGCAAGACAACGAATATGCTGTCTGAACGAAATTAACCTCCCATCTGACCCATCTGCCGCATTGGCACTCCCCTCATGGGAATGTGCCGTCCTTGTGACATCCCATCGAATGGAAATGCAACGACGCATTTTTTGCCACATGCCCGTACTCAAGCCACCCTAACACTACATTGAAATCACAATGCCTTGGAAAGAGCCGACCCTGAGTCGCCCGGTCTCTGTCCAAAGATCGCGTTAAATCGAACTGGAAACACGTGACCAGCGAGCGACGCCAGCCTGTTGGGGACCTAGCACACACCGCTGCACACGTCATCTCCAGGGAAAGAGCCTCATGGACAGACGAGTGGTTACCAGCATGACGACTGAACCTGAGGCATTCCTGCCCGCAATGTCGAAGACGACAGCGCTGCAAACCAGCCGACTCCGTCATGGACATTGTttcaaggagagaaaactcgaCAGTGCCTGCCGACAACCACGCACGGTGACACCTGCGATGGCCGTGTCTGACAGAAATGAAGCTGCCGTCAATTTACCCACATGCAGAACTGCTGCGAGCTTTTCCGTCAGAGTTCTCTTTTAGATGGGTGTGACGTccgaaggaaaaacaaacagaTCCTGCGGCGCAGGTCCAGCAACACGGAGGCCGATGTGTTCGTGTCAACCTAGCGGGCACCACATATAAAGAAGAAAGGTCGGCGGGCAGACGGGCATCAAAAACGAACTTCACAGATGTGCAGGCCGTTATGTTGCGTCTGTTCTGCGAGAAAAAGGTGCCACTCACTGCTCTACACAAACGGGCATGTCGCAGTAGTTTGAGCTAGTGATCTCGACAAAACCAGGCGGCTGACGCAAACACCACCTGTAGCGTCCGTCGACTGCCAGTCAAAACGAAACGCCTCCCTCAATAAAACATCAGTGAATACATTCATCTAGCCGGAGCACCTGCGATCGCTTAATGCGTGCGTACTCGACCCTCCTGACGAATTTCGCGACGAGCCACGGAGCAGAAATAGAATGAAGCCGTCGCAGCAGCAACTCGTCCAGTCACACCCGTCGCCCACCCACATGCAGTCGGAACGCTCCAAAACTAATACGCTGTGAGCGCCGCGGCCCCGCACAACCAACCCCACATTCTCTCTACTATAAGCAACAGCGCCCCTATCCGGCCGCCGATACGCTGCGAGACATCTTCACACGCATCTTACCTACAGTGCCCGGCGCTCACCAATAGAGCACATACGTTTCCGCACGCACAGCAATAATGACGGAGATGGAGCTGCACGTGGCTCCCGGGCACGAAACCACAACCCCGCCCCTACATCTGCGAACACAGCGAATCAGTGGCGCCTCATACAGACAAACGAAGGCCGGGGAAGAGACGACATTCAGCATCATATTCAAATGCAGCTCTGCGGACCGCTCCCACTCTTATGGCCTCTAAAAAAGATGTTCCTCCTGTTGGACTGCGCGGACAAGCAGGGAATGAGGCTTCATACTGGTCTTTTCGCGTCGGATGGACAGTACGCGACATCACGTGTAGCTGCTGTCGAGGTCCTCAATCATGTGCAAGTCTCCGAACCGGGACACGTCGTTCCTGTACGTCGCCAGATCATGATACCAGATATCTCTAGTTAACTTCATGTAAAGATTTCATACTTGTAGTATCTGATGAAATTATCACGGTCTCAATCAATTTACTTGCGATGAAGGTGTCTCGGGAGCATCACGCCATCCGCCTGCTCTGCCACTTTTTGACCACATACACGACGTCAGCGCAAGGGCGCATTCCCTACAGCCGGCTTTCATATCTGCCCGTCACTGCTCTCGACAGACGCGCACGCCTCCGTATAGCATGCCCCATTAACACACAGATCGGGCACGCTCCTGACTTATAGGCATGCGTTTGGATATAAACCTTAATTTTCGCCCGACCTACCAGCTCAGTCTGAGCAAGTCAAACAACAAGCGGTCGACACGCCCTGCTGTGAGCAGACACTCATGCAACGGAAACAACACGGAACAAGTTGTGCCTTGCTCGCGTCTTGGTATCAGCTCGTTACCCGCTGGACCGCCCCCCCTCCCCGTATTCCAACGCCCTCCTTAACCCCCAACATAGATGAAGAAGTCGCTCAATAAGCACGCACCACCTCGTGCCACACATCGGTCGCCCACATCTGATGCAGCTGCCCGTCCCTAAAAACCCCTATTCAATGGCTACCCGAACCGTAATGGACCGCCGAACTAAACGCAAGATCCTTGCTAGCCACTTGCCATTGTTACTCCCCCTGATGCAGCCGGCCAGGTCGCCTACACAAGATTATTCACATGCTACGCGTCCTACACAAGAACAGCCCGAATCTGGTGCTGCCATCCACTCCCCCCCTCatcgcttccttctgctgAATCCTGACGCCCTTGATTCGTTCGCGCGGGCGTTACATCCAACGTCTCCTCGTCATCACCAGCCCCTGTGCATCCACGTCCATGTGCTTACTGCCTGTGCAACACGGTCACAAAGCATCAAACTCCTAGACCCAAAAGATGTGCAAATACCTGCCGCGCTTGCCACCACCAACAGAGTTCGAGTGAAACGTGTTCGACGTCTCGTCCTGTTCTACCAACGCAACGCAAATCCAGCACCCCCCAGGCAGTGCAGCTGTCCCGTCACaaaacaaaagaaacacaagatCGGCACACTGACGACACGCTTCTGACTTCTCAATCACAACAAGCATGTAGCCGCCTGTGCTGAAAGTGACAAGGGTTAACAACATAAGGGTCCTTCAACCAGTTCTTACCACTCCTACACGTATTTCACTAAGGAGAACCGACTCTCGGCAAGGACCGCCTCTCCACAATCACAAACAATTAGCAAGGCATGCAATGCACTCAGCATCCAGAGTCACACAGATTGAGCTGTGACGAATGCAGGCGCGACACGAAGCACCTCACGCGACAAGACTGCGCCACACTCCAGCGGCCACAACCAGCGCCGGCAATGGGGAAAAACGGAGCACTCAACAACACATGAGCACACATTCACAACCGTCAACAAAGTGTGGCGCCATACCAGCGTACATTCGTACACGGAAACGAGTTAGAATGCCACTCTAGCCCACGCATTCCTACGGAGTTTGCTACTGACATATCGTGCCTCGTCATTTGGACATACGGTCTGGAGCTGGCGAAGCACACCAAGCCACGGTGTAGGGAGTACGCATCTGGCACAGCCGATACTAGAGAGGATTCATCCTCTGCGCCAGGCTCCCCTGCTATCTAATGGCTAAGAGAGGCGGGTCCACTAAGACGGTACAGGCGCAACACGTCACACCAGCTGCCACCTTGAGTGGGATGTCACGCACCAGAATATCCCTATCCGAGGGCATAGGAATTTTCACCTGTCGCTCATTTCTTGTGCATGATCGACGTTGCTGCTACTCTAGCAACGGTCACTCCTGATCCTGTCTCTAAACCTTAGACGCCGTACCTTTGCAATCTGAAAACGCGAAGCAAGTCGAAACGAATTGGCCCACATATGCTCCTGCCACCAAAAGTACCCGCTGAAGAGATGTTGGTGTGATCACAACACAACGACACGAATGACGATCACGCAAAACCACTACTCCACCCACGCTGTATACCGTCCCAAAAACGCTCTCGCCAAATGCGCCGGCACGGGGCATGCACATCCCCGCACAACGACACCTCCTGTCCACCGTGTAATAATATCCAGACTGCGATGGTTGTATAGCTCAAATGCAAGAGATTGTGTAACCCAATACCACAAACAGTGACTAGCTCCACAACGGTACTTTACAACTCTGCAACATGACACTGTAACCCGACTCACCAGTCTTCCGATCATCCCTTTCCCAAAACCCACAAAACCTGCTGCCTCTACCTCAGGAGTCGCCCCCTCAGCAACTAGCCAAGGTcacgcttcttctgttcatGGTCATGCAACATGGACTTAAAAACTCTATAGAAACGACGCACGTCACAAGTCACCTACCGCCTGAGTGCGATACCCGGACCACCATCGCTTTAGCCATGAAAAGTCTCGACGCTGACCGCCCGCAGGACTCTGCCACCCCACTGACGCGCACGGTAACGTAGTCGCCACTTTCATCCACTTCCACAGGGACCCCAGCACGACGGCATGCAGCGCAtcgcctctcgtcctcgcgcGATGCCACGGGTTCCTGTCCCCACCAATGCAGGGCCGTTGTCGTCCTTCAAACCCTCGATAGAAGCTGGACTAGTTATGACAGCTAAATGTATTGGATCAAATGCACACGCACCACAAGGCCGGTCTAGACTTCTGGTGCCGCTACACGAACGCACAAGTATTGAGATAACAGCAGCGCTCAAACAAATGTCCAAAGGCTACGCACCTCCCAGCACCACAACTGCACGCGCCATGTGGCTACCCCCATGCCGCATAGTCCCAGTCTCATTCCCCGCACACCCTGATCCCCCCACCGTCTCGTTGCAGCATCGGACATGCTGCATACGATCCACCGGACGCGCCACACATGGCGGCGAAACCTTCCGGATTGAATGATACCTCAAAGCCTATGAAACACCCATACTTTGGTCAGCTGCAAAGGCACAGGGGAAGCCATTATCTAGGACCAATAAGCATCGGTGACTTCGGAGCAGTGGCCGACTCTCACTCTATTGCCAATGTCCCTCTCCATGCACAAAACATACGCTGGGAGCGCCGCGGCCCCGCACAACCAACCCCACATTCTCTCTACTATAAGCAACAGCGCCCCTATCCGGCCGCCGATACGCTGCGAGACATCTTCACACGCATCTTACCTACAGTGCCCGGCGCTCACCAATAGAGCACATACGTTTCCGCACGCACAGCAATAATGACGGAGATGGAGCTGCACGTGGCTCCCGGGCACGAAACCACAACCCCGCCCCTACATCTGCGAACACAGCGAATCAGTGGCGCCTCATACAGACAAACGAAGGCCGGGGAAGAGACGACATTCAGCATCGTATTCAAATGCAGCTCTGCGGACCGCTCCCACTCTTATGGCCTCTAAAAAAGATGTTCCTCCTGTTGGACTGCGCGGACAAGCAGGGAATGAGGCTTCATACTGGTCTTTTCGCGTCGGATGGACAGTACGCGACAGCACGTGTAGCTGCTGTCGAGGTCCTCGACGATGCACGAATCCCAGTCCTTGATACGACAACACTGTTGCAGCATTGCGGCTCCATGCTATGCACAACGCAAGTGGAAGTCGTAAAACAACCATGTCCACCCGACCACCTGATGAAGCACACCATGACCCCTTGAAACAACGTGGGCTGAAGGCGGTGGCCGGCTCCCATACCAGCACCTCACAGCCCTCGACGGACGAGCACGTATCCCGAGTTGCGTATACCACTTGTACACAGAGGAACGGCGCCTCCAATCAGTGGCATCGCATTCCGTCAACAGTACCAAGTCCCGCGTTGCCTACCGAAGCAAGCTGAGCACGATAAAAAGCATGCAACCGAAACCCCCGTTCTGTGAACAGACGATCATGCAACGGAAACAACACGGAACAAGTTGTGCCTTGCTCGCGTCTTGGTATCAGCTCGTTACCCGCTGGACCGCCCCCCCTCCCCGTATTCCAACGCCCTCCTTAACCCCCAACATAGATGAAGAAGTCGCTCAATAAGCACGCACCACCTCGTGCCACACATCGGTCGCCCACATCTGATGCAGCTGCCCGTCCCTAAAAACCCCTATTCAATGGCTACCCGAACCGTAATGGACCGCCGAACTAAACGCAAGATCCTTGCTAGCCACTTGCCATTGTTACTCCCCCTGATGCAGCCGGCCAGGTCGCCTACACAAGATTATTCACATGCTACGCGTCCTACACAAGAACAGCCCGAATCTGGTGCTGCCATCCACTCCCCCCCTCatcgcttccttctgctgAATCCTGACGCCCTTGATTCGTTCGCGCGGGCGTTACATCCAACGTCTCCTCGTCATCACCAGCCCCTGTGCATCCACGTCCATGTGCTTACTGCCTGTGCAACACGGTCACAAAGCATCAAACTCCTAGACCCAAAAGATGTGCAAATACCTGCCGCGCTTGCCACCACCAACAGAGTTCGAGTGAAACGTGTTCGACGTCTCGTCCTGTTCTACCAACGCAACGCAAATCCAGCACCCCCCAGGCAGTGCAGCTGTCCCGTCACaaaacaaaagaaacacaagatCGGCACACTGACGACACGCTTCTGACTTCTCAATCACAACAAGCATGTAGCCGCCTGTGCTGAAAGTGACAAGGGTTAACAACATAAGGGTCCTTCAACCAGTTCTTACCACTCCTACACGTATTTCACTAAGGAGAACCGACTCTCGGCAAGGACCGCCTCTCCACAATCACAAACAATTAGCAAGGCATGCAATGCACTCAGCATCCAGAGTCACACAGATTGAGCTGTGACGAATGCAGGCGCGACACGAAGCACCTCACGCGACAAGACTGCGCCACACTCCAGCG
This genomic interval from Toxoplasma gondii ME49 chromosome VIIb, whole genome shotgun sequence contains the following:
- a CDS encoding hypothetical protein (encoded by transcript TGME49_264240), with protein sequence MVVRVSHSGGSKHMDVDAQGLGRGCGFVPGSHVQLHLRHYCCACGNVCALLVSAGHCRLTRTHRPPCCWTCAAGSVCFSFGRHTHLKENSDGKARSSSA